The Pseudodesulfovibrio hydrargyri genome segment CGGACGGCCACGACATCCGCTGGGACTGGCGCGCCGGGCGGTACGCCGACCATCTCATCAAAAACGATCTCAAGACGCGCACGGTCAAAGGCAAGACCGCCCGGTCCGTGACCTTCCACATGGTCAGGGACCACCTCTCGGTGCGCGCGGCCAAATACCGCGAACTGGTGCGGACGACCGCCGACCGCTTCCGGATCAGCCGCAACCTGGTCTACGCCATCATGAAGGTTGAGTCGGACTTCAACCCGTTCGCGGTCAGCGCGGCCTCGGCCGTGGGGCTGATGCAGGTGGTCCCGTCCACGGCGGGCAGCGACGTATACCGGTTCCTGCACGGCAAGGTCGGGCAGCCCTCACGCAAGGCCCTGTTCGAACCGCCGACCAACATCACCTACGGCACGGCCTACCTGCACCTGCTCGACGACCGGTTCCTGGGCGGCATCGACAATCCGGTGTCACGGGAGTACTGCGTCATCGCCGGGTACAACGGCGGCGCGGGCGGCGTGCTCAAAACCTTTGACCGGGACAAGGGCCGCGCGGCCAAGAAGATCAACGCCATGCAGCCCGCCGAGGTGTATGAAAAGCTGCGGAAGGACCTTCCCTTTGCCGAGACCCGGCGCTATCTTGGCAAGGTTCTTGAAGCCAAGAAGCAGTTCGTCAACTTCTAGTCGCCACGCGCCATGAACCCGCAGGAACCGATCTCGTCCGTCGCAGCCCAATTCGACCGGCTCATCGCCCTTCTCTTCCCAGGCATGTCTCCGGAGAATCTCCGCACGACCGGGGCCGCGCTGCTCGGGCTACTGGTCCTGGTCCTGCTGTTCCTCGGGGTGAGGCTGCTGCGCCGCCCGGCGCACAACTCCCCGTCCACGCGCACCGGCATACCGCGCTCCCTGCAGCAGAAAGGCGTGGTCGTGGACGTGCTGGCAGGGCCGGACGACGAGTCCGTGGCCGTACGCTGCGTCATCACCGCCGTGAAGTCCAACAGGGTCCAGTGCGAGATCATCGAGCGGCTGGACGTCATCCGGACCAGGCCCGGCAGCGAACTGGTCTGCGTGTTCGCGCCCATGAAGACGCGCAACGGGCGGATCAATTCCTTCACGGCCACTCTGACCGAATCGGACCGCGACGGCCGCAGGGCCGACCGGCTGGTCCTGGCCGGGCCCAACGACTACGCGCTCATCCCGCGCCGCAAGCACCAGCGCAAGCGCGTGGCCGACCAGCAGTTCATCCGGGTCAAGCTGTGGACCGCCTCGCCTCGGACCTCGGAGCTGGCCTTCGAGGACGCGGCTCCGCAGATCGGGGTCAACTCGTTCGCCTCGGACGAGCCGGAACAGAGCGCCAACGCGGTCATCAACATCTCGGACGGCGGCCTCGGCCTGTCCGTGCTCAACCGGCTCATCCCCGAGACCTGCGCCGTGTCCACGCCGGTGGTCATCAACCTCTTCATGTTCAATTTCCGGGAAAAGACCTTCAAGCCCTACTGGTACGCGGGCGAGATCCGCACCCTCGAAGAGGGCCGCCCCGGCTTCACGCGCATGGGCATCGAATTCACGGCCACAGCCGGGGTGGACCGAAACACCGGCCGCCTCGACTGGATCAATCTGTAGCACCGGAAAAACGGGCCGGGGCTCACCCAGCCCCGCGCGACGTCCCCCTTCGTCGGGAAAAGGCGCGGCACGCAAAAAAGCCCCGACCATTCGGCCAGGGCTTTTCAGGCGTATTTTCGAGGAGATCAGCCCTTCTTGTTGAGGAACCGCTCCTTGGCCAGCCGGGGCATGTTGCCCGCCCCGAAGCTGTAGCCCGAGATGCGCCGGTTCTGGCGCTTCATGCTGGTCAGGTCCTGTTTCAGGGACTGCTTGAGCCTCTTGGCCTCACCGGTGATCTCGTCGTGCAGGGACTTCATCTCCACGAGCTTGTCGGCCAGCAGCTTGAGGTTGTCCCCGGACAGGCCGCGTACGGCCTCGTCCAGGAGCTGCTCGCGGGAACGGGCCAGTTTCTCGGCCTCGTACACGTCCCCGGCCACCAGGGAATCGAGTTCCCTGCGTCCGATGATGATGGCCTCGTCCAGCATCTGGCTGCGCCCGGCCATATCTACTTCTTCGCCTTGCGGATGTCGTCGCGCAGGGCCTTGATGACCTTTTTCCATTTCTCCACCGCGGGCAGGAATTCGTATTCAAGCAGGTCGGCCAGAAGAATCCAGTCCTCGTTTTCAAGCACCGAGCTCATTTCGGTGAACATGGAATTGAGCTCCTCGGCGCTCTCCAGGTAGGACGGGTGATCCTTGAGGGAGTACTCGTCGCGCAGAATGCCGATCATGTTCAGGAAGTTGCGGATGACGTCGATGAGGTCCTGGTAGGTCTCCAGGGCCTCGGCGTCGTCGGCCTGGCGGAACAGGGTCGCCACGCGCTTGCCGCCCTCGCTCATGAGGTTGACGACCTTGTAGAGTTCCAGGGTGATCTCCACGGCCATGTCCTCGGTGGCCATGGTCACGATCTCCACGGACTCGACCTCGGACATGTCGATGTCCTCGGCCTGGTGGGGGTAGATCTCGGTGAACGGCTCATGGTTGACCATAACGTCGGTCACGATGCGGTCCTCCAGATGGCCGTCCTCGACCACCTTGGTGAAGACCTGTTCCAGGTTCTCGAAATTCTGGGCCCCGATATCATATTGTTTTCCATCAATGGTGATCATGCTGACCTTCTCCTCCGTGAGTAGATAAAATTTGCCGATTGTTCCGGTGCAACCCGGTCTTTTCAAGATTCATGCCGATCAGGCCAATTCGTCCAACAGGGCGGTCAGGAGCCCGAGATGGCGTTCGGCAACCAACAGCAGCGAGGCGAGGTCTTCGCCCTGGCGCTGGCTTTCGAACATCCACAACAACGCCAATATATTCAAGTAATTGCTTGAAGACAAGATATTCTGCACACGCTGCCAGGAAGCCAGGAACTTGGTCTTGGCCTGGGGCCGGGGATTCACGCGCAGCAGCGCCCCCTGCTGGGAAAGCAGGAAGAGCATGTCCCGCGCGCTCGTCAAAGTTTTGGACAACTCCTGGCGCATGTCCGGCCCCAGCCGCGTGCCCAGCCCGGTGGGCCCGGCGATGGTCCGGCCGTCCAGGAAGGCGGCGAAGTGCGCCCGCTGCAGGGCGATCCACACGGCCCGGTCCGAACCGTCGTGCCCGGACAGGGACTCAAGCTCCATGAACCCGTCCGCGCCGGTTCTGGTGCGCCAGATGCGCGTGCCGGGCACGGCCTTGGGATCCGCGCCGTCCATCACCGCCTTGGCGCAGGCGTACATGGCCTCCGGGGTCACGGCCCAGCGGCAGCCCTCATCGCGGGGGCAGGCCGCGCCAAAGGCGCACGGATGGCAGTCCATGTCCGGCTCCAGGCAGATGTTGCCCGCCCGGTACGGCCCGGTGTCCCACGGCTGGGCCGTGGCCAGGAAGACCGCGCACAGCGGCACGCCCAGCCCCGCAGCCAGATGCATGGTCCCGGTGTCGTTGGTCAACAGTACCCGGCTGCGGCCCAGCACCCCGGCCAGTTCGGTCAGGGAGGTCCTGCCCATGCAGTTGACGAGCGGGAAGGGAGCACCCTCGGCGAACCGCTCGCCCAGCCCGGCCTCGCCCCGGGCGCCGAGCAGGACCGGCACCAGGCCGTCGCGCTCGTACAGCCTGCGGGCGGTCTCGCGAAAATAGTCCACGGGCCAGCGGCGGCGCTCCTCGCTGGCCCCGAGCTGCAAGGCGACAAATCCTTGCGCCCCTCCCTGCGCTGACAGCAGCTCGCCGGCGCGGGCCAGGGCCGGTTCGTCCGGCGCGGCCAGAACCAACTCGTTGCCCTCGCGGTCCAATCCGGCGGCCCGGCGAAAGAGATCGCAGACGTTGAACGGGCTGGCCCCCCGGTTGGCCCCGGCCAGTTGCAGAAACGCGGCCCAGGTGGAGGTGTCCGCATTGAAGCCGAACTCGTCCACTGTGAAGCCCGTGGTCCTGCCGTTCTCCGGGGTCAGGCCATAGGCCAGTAGACGCGAGGAGACCGACGGCGTCAGGTTCACGGTCTCGCCGGGCAAAAACTCCTCGAACACGGACTGTCGGAACCCGTCCAGGTCGCGCACGGCCAGCCGCCAATCCTGGTCCAGACCGGCGAGCAGCCCGGCTCCGGGAAAGGCGAAAACCCGGTCCACGCCGGTCAGCAACGCGGCCGCCGAAGCGAAGTTGGACAGGCAGACCAGCCCCACCCGGTGCCCGCGGCTCTTGAAACCGGCGATCACGGGCTGGGTCTGGATGAGATCGCCGAAGCGGGTCAGATTGATAATCAGGACGTTCACGAACCAAAATCCTTATAAATGGATGAACGGACCGTCGAAAAACCGCCGGACCGCCGGATTATTGCAAAAAAAGAGCCGAATCACAGACCGGAACCGGCCTGGACCAGCCGGACCAGCTTCTCCACCGCCTGGATGGCCGCCTTGAGCCGGAGCCGCTCGCCCCGGTCCAGAGCCGCCGGGTTGACGTAGTTGTGCGGCGGCAGACCGATGCGGTCGCATTCCAGGCCGATGTCGAGCCGTTTGCGCTGCAGGTATTCCCAGCCGTCGAGCAGGGAGCGGACGTGATGTTTGGCGATGTGCCCGGCCTCGCCCAGGGCGCGGACCCGCTCACAGGTGTTGTGCGGCCGCACCCCGTGCTTGAGGGCCAGGATGCGCGCGCTGTTGGTCAGATGGGCCAGGACCGACGACTTGATGTTCAAAAAGCCGTGCCACACCCCCTCGCGCTCGGTGACGAACGCCCCGAACAAGGTCAGGGGCAGCCGGTAGTCGGTCAGTTCCCGGACCAGCAGGGACAGGGCGATGGGCTTGGTGCGCACGTACTCCCACAGCCGCTCGCGCAGACGCCTGACCTCGTCCCCGGCACCGTACACGGCCCGGAAATCCAGGATCAGCCCGGACTGCCACGGCCCCTTTTCCGCCGGGTTGGACAGCCAGCCGGTCAGCCGGGCGAGCCAGGCGTCGAAATCCCCCCGCCACTCCGCGTTGCTGACCATGACCCCGCCGTCGCACAGGGAGAGCCCCGCGCCATCCAGGGCGATGACGATGGATTGGGTGCAGTCGTCCACTTCGTCCTCGTCCACCCTGACCGGGATGAGCAGCCCGTTGTCCTGGTCCGAACCCGGGACCATCTCCTCCCGCCCGCCGGAACCGAACTCCATGAAGGTGCACTGCGCCAGCCATGGATACTGGGCGGCATGGGCCTCGAGCACGGCCACGACCACGTCGCGGTTGAACCGGGTCAGCCGCTTGCACGCCCGCTCGGCCGACGCCCCCTGGTCAAGCCACTCCTGGACCAGGTCGAGCCGGATGCGGCGGATGCCCGCCAGCTTGCCCTCGCGGGCCATGACCCGCAATTCGTCCAAAAGGCCGTCCGGGACGCCTCCAATACCGTTCACGGGCCGCTCGCCATTCAATTCCATATCCAAACGCACGCTCCATGGCCGAAAGACTGACCGTTGACCGGGGAAAACCGCCCGTTCGCCGCCGGGCCATCATTGGCCGAGCCCACGACCGCCCGGCTTCGACCGCTTACCTGAAAACGGATGCTTCCTTTGTTTTCCCTACTGTAAAAGGGCTCCAACGGCAAACTTTCAACCGTATCGGGGGTAAAAAATGGACCAGATCGAAAGGATTCGCAAACGGCAACTCGGCATCGCGCTCGGCGTGGGCATTCCCTATTTCGCCTTCGTCATCGGCGTCTTCCTGCTCGTCTACCTGGCAGGCGAATGGGTAACCGGGACCAGCATCCTCGGATTCCCCCTGCACTACTGGCTGGTGGCCGTCGCCATCTACCCGATCACCTGGGCGCTGTTCATCTGGTACGTGGGCAAGGCCAACGAGATAGAGGACGAGATCGCCGAAACCATCGAAACCCCGGAACCCATGGACACCATGAACACCATGGAAGCCCGGGAAGGAGCGTAGTCATGGAACTCGGATATCAGATACCGGTCACGGCCCTGCTGCTCATCGGGGCCATGCTGGCCTTTACCGTGGTCACCACCTTCATGTTCCGCAGCCAGAAAACATCCGCCGACTATTATCTGGCCGGACGCAAGGTCAATTCCTTCATCAACGCCTCGGCCATCTCCTCGGACTACCTGTCCGCCGCCTCGTTCCTGGGCGTGGCCGGCGTGGCCTTCCTGTTCGGCTTCGACGGGATCATCTACGCCCTTGGCTTCTTCGTGGGCTACATCGCCCTGCTCCTCTTCCTGGCCAGCCCCCTGCGCAAATTCGGCCGCTACACCGTGCCCGACTTCGTGTCCGAGCGCTTCCACTCCAAGACCGCGCGCATCCTCGGCGTGATCGGCGTGCTCTTCATCTCGCTCTTCTACATGGCCCCGCAGATGCTCGGCGCGGGCAAGGTCATGGGGCTCTTGCTCAACCTGGACTATTCCACGTCCATCATCATCATCGCCTGCATCATCACCTTCTACGTCACCGTGGGCGGCATGAAGGCCACCACCGTCAACCAGCTGGTCCAGTTCTGGATCCTGTTCGGGGCCATGTTCCTGCTGGCCTTCATCCCCTTCATGCTCAAGGGATTGACCTACACCGACGTGGTCAAGTTCCTGGCCGAATTCAAGGGCAGCACGCCCATCACCGGCAAGGAGTTCGACGGGGCCGCCTACACCAGCCCGGCATACTGGCTGACCAGCCTCAAGGACACCCTGTCCCTGCTCCTCGCGCTCATGTTCGGTACCGCCGGGCTGCCGCACATCCTGGTCCGCTTCTACACCGCCCCGGACGGCAAGGCCGCCCGCAGGACCGTCATCTACGTGCTTTTCCTCATCGGCATGTTCTACATCCTGAGCCCCTACGTGGGCCACGTCATCCGCTACGTCTTCCTGCAGGGCGAGGCCATGGGCGTGTCCCCGCACCTGATGCAGTGGCTGGCCGACAACGGCAAGAACCTGGCCGTGCCCGTGGCGGGCTCCTACTTCGGCGGACAGGTCCTGCTCGGCATCGTGGTGGCCGGTGCCTTCGCCGCCATCCTGTCCACCGTGGCCGGGCTGATCATCGCCTCGGCCGGGGCCATCGGCCACGACTTGGTGGTCAATGTCTTCAACCCGAACATGCCCGAACGCTCCCGCGTCAAGGTCGCCCGCGTGGCCTCCATCGCCGTGGGGCTGCTCGGCATCCCGCTGGGCTTCTGGGCCGAGTCCATGCAGATCGCCATCCTCGTGGGACTGGCCTTCGCCATCGCCGCGTCCACCTTCTTCCCGGTCCTGGTCATGGGCGTGTGGTGGCCCAGGATGACCAAGGGCGGGGCGTGCGCCGGACTGGTCACCGGCATCGTCGGCTCGTTCTTCATGATTCTGGGCAAGGGCATGCTGCCGCACTTCCTGCAGTACAACAACCCCGGCGGGTTCGTCATGATCCTGTCCTTCATCGCCATCTACACCGTGTCCAAGATGGAATACGCCGCCAAGGGCGAAACGGCCCTGCCGCACGACACCATGGAGGTCATGACCCTGCTCCACGGCCCCGAACAGGCATAAGCCCACACATCCCACTCCCCATAAAGGACGGCGCCGAGGTGTCTCGGCGCCGTCCTGCGTTGTTTGGGATGCCTCCGGCGGCCGGGGCGCTGCCCCGGACCCCGCTTAAGAACCTCTTGAAAGAGGTTCTTAAGCATCTCCAGAACTTTTTGTCGCCGCTTCGCGGGGGCCGTGCGGACGCGATCTGCCGTGCCTCTTTTCTCCCGCATAACCACGTCCGCACAAATCACGGTCCAAGGCGCGCCTTCCCTCCACTTCCCACACGCGCGCATGCGCATACAAAAAAGTTTTGGAAGGGAGAGGGGATGGGCGGCCGGGGAAGGGGAGAGGGAAACCCTTTTCTCAAAGGATTTCCCTCTCCCCTTCCCCGGCCGCCGGAGGCTTTCCTTGACAGCGTCAAGGGGGATACCTACTTAAGGACGCACCACAACTTTCAAGGAGAGCACCATGAGTTATGATATCAGGCTGGTCAAACTGGTCAGCGGCGAGATGGTTGTCGGCAACTATGTCGGCAGCGACATTGAGGAACCCGCCATCCTGCAGGCCATGCCCACCCAGCAGGGCACCCAGATGGTCCTGCTGCCCTACGGATATCCCTTTGACCAGGAAATGCAGGGCAAGATCGCCCAGAGCCACGTGCTGTTCGAATACAAGAACTGCCCGGAAGAGCTGAAGACCAAATATATCGAAGCCAAGACCAACATCTCCCTGTCCAGCGGCGGGCTCGACCTGTCCGGCATGGGCGGCGGCGCTGGCGGCGGCCTGGATCTCAGCTAGCCGACCCACGCGAAACCTGTTATTTCGGACGGGGCTGGTTCATGGAGCCAACCCCGTTTTTTCCGTTCACCGAACCATTCGAGATCATGAAAGAACTGCTGCCCATTCTCCCCCGTCCCTCGCGCTACATCGGCAGCGAATGGGGCGCCGTGTTCAAGGACCCGTCCACCGTGACCGTGCGGTGTGCCCTGGCTTTCCCCGACATGTACGAGGTGGGCATGTCCTATCTCGGCCAGAAAATATTGTCCGAGGCCCTGAACGCGCAGCCGAATTTCTGGGCCGAGCGGGTCTTCACGCCTGACGAGGAGGCCGGGGCTATCCTGCGCGAGCACGACGCGCCCCTGGCCACCCTGGAGTCCGATACCCCGCTCAAGGACATGGATGTGGTAGGCTTCAGCCTGACCCACGAGCTGTGCTACACCAACATCCTGTACATGCTGGACCTGGCGGGCATCCCGCTGCGCAGCGCGGACCGGAAGGAGCCCTGCCCGCTCATCGTGGCGGGCGGCGGCGCGGCCTTCAACGCCGAGCCCGTGGCCGCGTTCTTCGACGCCATGGTCCTGGGCGACGGCGAGGAGGCCATGGTTGCGCTCCTGGCCGCCGTGGAACGGGCCAAGGAAGGCGGGCTGTCCAAGGCGGAACTGCTGGATTCCCTGACCGGAATTCCGGGCCTGTACGTGCCGTCTTTGTTCGAGGACCAGGGGCCGGGCAAGCCGCTGAAACCGCTCAAGGAAGGATACGAGACCGTGGAAAAGGCCGTGGTGGACGATTTGAACCGCGCCCCGTTCCCCACGGGCCAGGTCATCCCCTTCGGGGCCATCCACGACCGGCTGACCATGGAGATCGCCCGGGGCTGCACGCGCGGCTGCCGGTTCTGCCAGGCGGGCATGATCTACCGCCCGGTGCGCGAGCGCTCCCTCAACGGCCTGGACGCCATCCTGACCAACGGCCTGGACGAGACCGGGTACGAGGAGACCTCCATGCTGTCGCTGTCCACCGGCGACTTTTCGGGCCTGGACTCGCTCTTCACCCGCAGCTTCGACAAATGCGCTGCCGAACAGATTTCCATCTCCCTGCCGTCCCTGAGGGTCGGTTCCCTGTCCGCGCCGATCATGGAGCGCATCTCGTCAATCCGGCGCACGGGCGCGACCATCGCCCCGGAAGCGGGCAGCCAACGGCTGCGGGACGTGATCAACAAGGGCGTGGACGAGGCCGGTCTCATCGAGCACGTCCGGCTGCTCTTCGACAACGGCTGGCAGGGAGTGAAGCTCTATTTCATGATCGGCCTGCCCACCGAAACGGACGAGGACCTGGACGCCATCCTGGACCTCTGCCTCAAGGTGCGCGACGCGGCCGGAAGACATATCAAGAGGCTGCAGGTCTCGGCCGCGGTCTCGCCCTTCGTGCCCAAGCCGCACACCCCGTTCCAGTGGGAGCCACAGATTCCGCTGGACGAGATTTACCGGCGCATCGACCATCTGCGGAATATCTTCAGGCCGCACAAGCGCATTTCCATCAAGTACCACGAGCCCGAGATGACCTCCCTGGAAGGGGTTTTCTCGCGCGGCGACCGCCGGTTGGCCGAAGTGGTCGAGCGGGCCTACGCCAAGGGCGCGCTCTTTTCCAGCTGGAAGGACCACCTGCGCCTTGCGCCCTACCGCGAGGCCATGGACGAGGCCGGACTCGACTGGAACGAATACACCGGTCCGCGCGACCCGGAAGGCCCCCTGCCCTGGGACCATCTGTCCAGCGGCCTGACCAAGCGGTTCCTGCTCAAGGAACGCGAACGCTCCCTGGCCGGAAAGATCACCGACGACTGCCGCTACGGGGCGTGCCGCAACTGCGGCGTCTGCCAGTTCGACGGCCGGGTCTCGACCCTGACGGGTCAGGCCGGAGACAAGGACATCCGGCCCAGACTGGTATTTCCGCAGCGGGACCAGGAGGGCGAACAGCCGCCCTATACCGTGGAAAAGCCGGACCTGACCGGCAAGGCCGCCCACTACCGGGTGTGGTATGAGAAGACCGGCCCGGCCGCCTTCCTCAGCCAACTGGAGCTGCAGGCCGTGTTCGAGCGGGCCTTCCGCCGGGCGCGGCTGCCCATGGCCTTTTCCGCCGGATTCCATCCCATGCCGAGGCTGTCCTTCGGCAAGGCGCTGCCTGTGGGCGTGGAGAGCCTGAGCGAGTGGATCAACGTGTTCCTGCGCGAGGACTTCGGGCCGGACGAGGTGGTTGAACGCCTCGGACGGAACATGCCCAAGGGACTCGTCGTCCGGAGCGCGCAGCGGCTGTCCATGGGCCGCAAGCAGGCCCAGGCCGTGGAAGAGGTCTATGAGCTGCGCTTTGTCCGCGACAACGGGCGGCGCCTGGAGCAGTGGAGGGCGTTCATGGCCTCGGAACACCATTTCATCGAGAAGAAGACCAAGAAGGGCAAGCCCAGGCAGGTGGATCTGCGGCCCATGGTCCGCGAGGCCGCCGAGGCCGGAGACGGCTTGACCCTGGTCATGGACTGGCGGGAGGAATACATGAGCCCGCTGGCCCTGTGCGCCACGGTCATGGAGGACGCCGGGCTGCTCGACTTCCGCCTGACCAAGACCGAACAGCGTTTCGCCCCGGAGCCCGGCGGGGACGCCTAGCCGAACCAGCCGCCGCCCGAGCCGACGGTCACGGTGACCTGCCGATAGGTGGTCACATCGCCTCCGGCCACGGGAACCATCCTGATGAGCACGTCCGACACGCCCTCCTGTAGGGCCGTGAAAAGATAGCGCGCCCTGGGCTCGCCGTCGTCATATTCCAGATACCGTTCCATGCGCAGCATCGCCGGGTCAAAGGCCGCTCCGGTGATGCGGTATCCCTTGGCCGCCGGGCGGAGCATGTCCAGGGCGAAGACCTGATCCTTGTCCACGCTCAGGGCGGCGTTGTACTCGTCATCTAAAACAATCGTTTCAACAGGCGACAACCCGCCGTCGACTGAAGAAGTACCGGAGCATGCACTCAAAACCAGAACAAAAAACGGGCACAGGGCAAAAAAACAAACTTTTTTGAACAAGATTCGCCTCCACGAGTTCGTCGTCAAATTCATTACGCTATTGTTAAAGCCTGACGAAGCGTGTATGAATGTTTCGTTTTCGTCCGCTGAAACTACGCCGTCCCGGGGGTTGCGCGCAACCCCTGCGGGAGGCGGTTTTTCGGACTGCGCCTCAAGGAGCGCAAGCAAAGGTATGGAACGCGCCGTGCTGGCGCAATCGAATTAATTTACGGAGGAACAACCTATGAAAGTGTCGACGTTCAAAACCGCCGGCAAATTCTCCCTGCTCGTTCTCTCTCTGCTGGTCGCCGCCCTCATGCTGGTCGGCTGCAGCGGCGAGGAGAAGAAAGAGGCAGCCGAGAAAGCCGCCCCCGCTGCCCCTGAGAAAATCACCCTCAAGCTCGCCATGGATGCCGACCCGGTATCCCTCGATCCCCAAGTCCAGCTGTCCGGCGGCATGCTACAGTTTTCCCACATGGTCTTCGATCCGCTGGTCCGCTACGACAAGGACATGAATTTCGTTCCCCGCCTG includes the following:
- the mltC gene encoding membrane-bound lytic murein transglycosylase MltC is translated as MTRIIILLLLACMVGSCSRYDAVRIARAAATGNPAAAAEALARDKAIGYASNPAAIGNDLKNFKKLLENFVKAVTGVWGEDDVRVPAPKQYVKYTDNYLSRASVDFDTGVIVVETVAEDKPLESLRNAIVTTLLTPGDPRAVDLYSAQTVKLGDTPFLLGEVKDADGHDIRWDWRAGRYADHLIKNDLKTRTVKGKTARSVTFHMVRDHLSVRAAKYRELVRTTADRFRISRNLVYAIMKVESDFNPFAVSAASAVGLMQVVPSTAGSDVYRFLHGKVGQPSRKALFEPPTNITYGTAYLHLLDDRFLGGIDNPVSREYCVIAGYNGGAGGVLKTFDRDKGRAAKKINAMQPAEVYEKLRKDLPFAETRRYLGKVLEAKKQFVNF
- a CDS encoding glycosyltransferase family 9 protein; the encoded protein is MNVLIINLTRFGDLIQTQPVIAGFKSRGHRVGLVCLSNFASAAALLTGVDRVFAFPGAGLLAGLDQDWRLAVRDLDGFRQSVFEEFLPGETVNLTPSVSSRLLAYGLTPENGRTTGFTVDEFGFNADTSTWAAFLQLAGANRGASPFNVCDLFRRAAGLDREGNELVLAAPDEPALARAGELLSAQGGAQGFVALQLGASEERRRWPVDYFRETARRLYERDGLVPVLLGARGEAGLGERFAEGAPFPLVNCMGRTSLTELAGVLGRSRVLLTNDTGTMHLAAGLGVPLCAVFLATAQPWDTGPYRAGNICLEPDMDCHPCAFGAACPRDEGCRWAVTPEAMYACAKAVMDGADPKAVPGTRIWRTRTGADGFMELESLSGHDGSDRAVWIALQRAHFAAFLDGRTIAGPTGLGTRLGPDMRQELSKTLTSARDMLFLLSQQGALLRVNPRPQAKTKFLASWQRVQNILSSSNYLNILALLWMFESQRQGEDLASLLLVAERHLGLLTALLDELA
- a CDS encoding putative nucleotidyltransferase substrate binding domain-containing protein; protein product: MELNGERPVNGIGGVPDGLLDELRVMAREGKLAGIRRIRLDLVQEWLDQGASAERACKRLTRFNRDVVVAVLEAHAAQYPWLAQCTFMEFGSGGREEMVPGSDQDNGLLIPVRVDEDEVDDCTQSIVIALDGAGLSLCDGGVMVSNAEWRGDFDAWLARLTGWLSNPAEKGPWQSGLILDFRAVYGAGDEVRRLRERLWEYVRTKPIALSLLVRELTDYRLPLTLFGAFVTEREGVWHGFLNIKSSVLAHLTNSARILALKHGVRPHNTCERVRALGEAGHIAKHHVRSLLDGWEYLQRKRLDIGLECDRIGLPPHNYVNPAALDRGERLRLKAAIQAVEKLVRLVQAGSGL
- a CDS encoding sodium/solute symporter, with the protein product MELGYQIPVTALLLIGAMLAFTVVTTFMFRSQKTSADYYLAGRKVNSFINASAISSDYLSAASFLGVAGVAFLFGFDGIIYALGFFVGYIALLLFLASPLRKFGRYTVPDFVSERFHSKTARILGVIGVLFISLFYMAPQMLGAGKVMGLLLNLDYSTSIIIIACIITFYVTVGGMKATTVNQLVQFWILFGAMFLLAFIPFMLKGLTYTDVVKFLAEFKGSTPITGKEFDGAAYTSPAYWLTSLKDTLSLLLALMFGTAGLPHILVRFYTAPDGKAARRTVIYVLFLIGMFYILSPYVGHVIRYVFLQGEAMGVSPHLMQWLADNGKNLAVPVAGSYFGGQVLLGIVVAGAFAAILSTVAGLIIASAGAIGHDLVVNVFNPNMPERSRVKVARVASIAVGLLGIPLGFWAESMQIAILVGLAFAIAASTFFPVLVMGVWWPRMTKGGACAGLVTGIVGSFFMILGKGMLPHFLQYNNPGGFVMILSFIAIYTVSKMEYAAKGETALPHDTMEVMTLLHGPEQA
- a CDS encoding TIGR03960 family B12-binding radical SAM protein, whose protein sequence is MKELLPILPRPSRYIGSEWGAVFKDPSTVTVRCALAFPDMYEVGMSYLGQKILSEALNAQPNFWAERVFTPDEEAGAILREHDAPLATLESDTPLKDMDVVGFSLTHELCYTNILYMLDLAGIPLRSADRKEPCPLIVAGGGAAFNAEPVAAFFDAMVLGDGEEAMVALLAAVERAKEGGLSKAELLDSLTGIPGLYVPSLFEDQGPGKPLKPLKEGYETVEKAVVDDLNRAPFPTGQVIPFGAIHDRLTMEIARGCTRGCRFCQAGMIYRPVRERSLNGLDAILTNGLDETGYEETSMLSLSTGDFSGLDSLFTRSFDKCAAEQISISLPSLRVGSLSAPIMERISSIRRTGATIAPEAGSQRLRDVINKGVDEAGLIEHVRLLFDNGWQGVKLYFMIGLPTETDEDLDAILDLCLKVRDAAGRHIKRLQVSAAVSPFVPKPHTPFQWEPQIPLDEIYRRIDHLRNIFRPHKRISIKYHEPEMTSLEGVFSRGDRRLAEVVERAYAKGALFSSWKDHLRLAPYREAMDEAGLDWNEYTGPRDPEGPLPWDHLSSGLTKRFLLKERERSLAGKITDDCRYGACRNCGVCQFDGRVSTLTGQAGDKDIRPRLVFPQRDQEGEQPPYTVEKPDLTGKAAHYRVWYEKTGPAAFLSQLELQAVFERAFRRARLPMAFSAGFHPMPRLSFGKALPVGVESLSEWINVFLREDFGPDEVVERLGRNMPKGLVVRSAQRLSMGRKQAQAVEEVYELRFVRDNGRRLEQWRAFMASEHHFIEKKTKKGKPRQVDLRPMVREAAEAGDGLTLVMDWREEYMSPLALCATVMEDAGLLDFRLTKTEQRFAPEPGGDA